One stretch of Arachis duranensis cultivar V14167 chromosome 1, aradu.V14167.gnm2.J7QH, whole genome shotgun sequence DNA includes these proteins:
- the LOC107496268 gene encoding uncharacterized protein LOC107496268, producing the protein MPPAMVLSPLPESPSVLSVPESPSETRRFGDIRGLQWRISLGVLPSSNSIDDLRRATANSRRRYANLRGRLLVDPHLPKDGGSPPNLIMDNPLSQNPDSTWSRFFRNAELERMVDQDLSRLYPEHGGYFQTPGFQGLLRRILLLWCLKHPECGYRQGMHELLAPLLYVLQVDVEHLSAIRKLYEDHFTDRFDGLFCQENDHRYSFDMRKSTDSEDDIGSCGDALKIQSLDELDPNIRALVLLGDAYGAEGELGVVLSDKFMEHDAYCMFEALMSGAHGSVAMADFFSYSPVAGSNTGLPPVIEASNALYHLLYHVDSSLHSHLVDLGVEPQYFALRWFRVLFGREFSLDNLLIIWDEIFLSDNSKKQKLAEDTTESGFMILQSPRGAFITAMAVAMLLRLRSSLLATENPTICLQRLLNFPGDTDIDKLLAKAKSLQDIALSTEISSSIPSFVWFHNQAKSISQRSTTHASDSDSPRTPLKLLTDSYWEEKWRVAHSTEELKQDGAENQVPAQKKKWTEKVNVSLKRTESAPSPSTTNDGKKENKEAVRRSLLEDLCKELGSEVDTENLYVFEQDNRPVVVEREQQDDGSECCNNYFADVRGLSVSTRSEGNSPIFSGLASPRLDVNRRNYSEKSSIPYNYNLSFLETEINETGSPLPVSDCPENLSHTSSFNNDPLGNSASHPKWGKLNKFQWFFSRLGRNSDERTSVEGGSPSQDAKPAKCENQSHVMIPSSSIANGHCSPVRSQGDSPIDQNMVGTIRNIGQSMLEHIQVIESSFQQEQGASKDVVVGKGQLAAMTAALDELRKISNLLSEM; encoded by the exons ATGCCACCAGCTATGGTGCTTTCGCCATTGCCGGAATCCCCGTCGGTGCTGTCAGTTCCGGAATCCCCATCGGAGACTCGTCGATTCGGAGATATCAGAGGTTTGCAGTGGCGTATCAGTCTCGGGGTTTTGCCTTCTTCGAATTCCATTGATGATCTTCGTCGTGCCACCGCTAATTCTAGAAGGAG ATATGCCAATTTGAGAGGTCGCCTCCTGGTTGATCCCCATCTTCCAAAAGATGGAGGTAGTCCACCCAATCTTATCATGGACAATCCACTTTCACAAAATCCAG ATAGTACATGGAGTCGCTTTTTCCGCAATGCTGAGCTGGAGAGGATGGTTGATCAGGATTTATCACGTTTATACCCAGAACATGGGGGCTACTTCCAGACACCAGGATTCCAAGGCTTATTGAGACGGATTTTATTGCTATGGTGTCTCAAACACCCAGAGTGTGGTTATAGACAAG GAATGCATGAGTTACTTGCCCCGCTGCTATATGTTCTCCAAGTTGATGTGGAACATCTTTCCGCAATACGAAAGCTTTATGAAGATCACTTCACAGACAGATTTGATGGCCTTTTCTGTCAGGAGAATGATCATCGTTACAGCTTTGATATGAGAAAATCTACAGACTCAGAGGATGATATTGGTTCCTGTGGAGATGCATTGAAAATCCAGAGTCTCGATGAGCTTGACCCTAATATACGAGCGCTTGTATTGCTAGGTGATGCTTATGGGGCTGAAGGTGAACTTGGTGTTGTTTTGTCCGATAAATTCATGGAACACGATGCTTACTGCATGTTTGAGGCATTAATGAGTGGTGCTCATGGTTCAGTTGCAATGGCTGATTTCTTCTCTTATTCACCTGTGGCTGGGTCCAATACTGGCTTGCCTCCTGTAATTGAAGCTTCAAATGCATTGTATCATTTGTTGTATCACGTTGATTCATCTCTACACAGTCATCTTGTTGATCTTGGGGTTGAACCCCAGTACTTTGCTCTTCGCTGGTTCCGAGTTTTATTTGGACGGGAATTTTCACTCGACAACCTCTTGATCATCtgggatgagatatttttatcAGATAATAGTAAAAAGCAGAAGCTTGCTGAGGACACTACAGAATCTGGTTTTATGATATTACAATCACCTCGTGGAGCCTTTATCACGGCTATGGCTGTAGCAATGTTACTTCGATTAAGATCTTCACTACTGGCAACTGAAAATCCCACAATCTGTCTTCAGAGGTTATTAAACTTCCCCGGGGACACAGATATTGATAAACTACTAGCAAAGGCTAAATCCTTGCAGGATATTGCATTAAGTACTGAAATTTCATCATCAATACCTTCATTTGTGTGGTTTCATAACCAAGCAAAATCAATTAGTCAAAGATCTACGACTCATGCATCTGACTCAGATTCTCCGAGAACTCCTCTGAAACTGTTGACTGATAGCTACTGGGAAGAAAAGTGGAGAGTTGCCCACAGTACCGAAGAACTTAAGCAAGATGGAGCCGAAAATCAGGTTCCAGCTCAGAAAAAGAAATGGACAGAAAAGGTAAATGTCAGTTTAAAGAGAACAGAATCTGCCCCTTCTCCATCCACGACTAATGATGGTaaaaaggaaaataaggaaGCTGTTAGACGCAGTTTGTTAGAAGATCTTTGTAAGGAACTTGGCTCAGAGGTAGATACAGAAAACCTGTATGTATTCGAGCAGGATAATCGTCCTGTAGTAGTTGAAAGGGAACAACAAGATGACGGCTCTGAATGCTGCAACAATTACTTTGCAGATGTTAGAGGTCTAAGTGTAAGTACTAGAAGTGAGGGAAATTCACCTATATTTTCTGGCCTAGCTAGTCCTCGTTTGGATGTCAATCGTCGAAACTATTCTGAGAAAAGTAGCATTCCGTATAATTATAATTTGTCCTTTCTTGAAACTGAAATCAATGAAACTGGTTCACCTCTTCCAGTCTCTGATTGTCCTGAGAACTTATCTCACACATCCTCCTTCAACAATGATCCTTTGGGAAATTCAGCCTCACATCCTAAGTGGGGAAAGCTGAATAAATTCCAGTGGTTTTTTTCAAGGCTTGGACGAAACAGTGATGAACGTACATCTGTCGAGGGTGGAAGTCCTTCTCAAGATGCAAAACCTGCCAAATGCGAAAATCAAAGTCATGTAATGATACCCTCTTCTTCTATAGCAAATGGGCATTGTAGTCCTGTTAGAAGCCAAGGGGATTCTCCGATAGACCAGAATATGGTAGGAACTATTAGGAATATTGGGCAGTCTATGCTTGAGCATATTCAG GTGATTGAGTCTTCTTTCCAACAAGAACAGGGAGCTTCGAAAGATGTTGTGGTTGGTAAAGGGCAGCTTGCTGCCATGACAGCAGCTCTGGATGAACTTCGAAAAATTAGTAATCTTTTGTCTGAGATGTGA